Proteins encoded within one genomic window of Chthonomonas sp.:
- a CDS encoding class I SAM-dependent methyltransferase codes for MADPRDQFGPAAERYLTSGAHANEAALARCVELAQPRGGAVLDVGTGAGHLAYAFAPHARKVVALDPTPEMLQVTARTATERGLDQIETLLGFAEELNFEDGAFEGVASRIAAHHFQSVPKFLAEAWRVTESGGWLLIVDTIGIEDPAANEELQLVETLRDPSHVRNYTETEWRAMTEKAGYKIVHVETHSNPHNAYDWLDRMSVQEPVRTRTLHSIIYSEGWLRDYLRPTGEGETLTFRLHQIALLAARP; via the coding sequence ATGGCCGATCCGCGCGACCAGTTTGGACCTGCGGCCGAGCGGTATCTGACCAGCGGTGCCCACGCGAACGAGGCCGCGCTCGCTCGGTGCGTTGAGCTTGCTCAGCCTCGCGGCGGGGCAGTATTGGATGTCGGAACGGGGGCTGGGCACTTGGCCTACGCGTTCGCGCCTCACGCAAGAAAGGTGGTCGCGCTTGATCCAACCCCAGAAATGTTGCAAGTTACTGCCCGGACCGCAACCGAGCGCGGGCTCGATCAGATCGAGACGCTCCTCGGCTTTGCCGAGGAGCTGAACTTCGAGGACGGCGCGTTTGAAGGGGTGGCAAGTCGCATCGCCGCCCACCACTTCCAGAGCGTGCCCAAGTTTCTAGCTGAGGCGTGGCGAGTGACCGAATCGGGAGGCTGGCTCCTGATCGTCGATACAATCGGCATTGAGGATCCGGCTGCTAACGAAGAGTTGCAGTTGGTCGAAACGCTGCGCGATCCGAGCCATGTGCGGAACTACACGGAGACGGAGTGGCGCGCGATGACCGAGAAGGCGGGTTACAAGATCGTGCACGTGGAAACCCATTCGAATCCCCACAACGCTTACGATTGGCTCGATCGGATGAGCGTGCAAGAGCCGGTTCGGACCCGTACGCTCCACAGCATCATCTACAGCGAGGGCTGGCTCCGCGACTATCTGAGGCCAACCGGTGAGGGCGAGACGCTCACCTTCCGGCTACACCAGATCGCCCTTCTTGCCGCCCGACCCTAG
- the guaA gene encoding glutamine-hydrolyzing GMP synthase, with protein sequence MDHQSVLVIDFGGQYSQLIVRRVRELGVFSELVPWMTATAAIAEKRPSAIILSGGPRSVLEEGAPDIPLASLPTETPVLGICYGLQYLANALGGEVRRATDREYGRRNLSEATPHSLVGGLESKQVWMSHGDQVVHLPKGFQVTGSTESCPVAAFEGTDRPMFGVQFHPEVSHTLSGQEILRRFLFDKAKLRGDWNSESFIDEAIEAIRQEVGDRRVLCAVSGGVDSSVVAALMAQAIGDQLTCVFIDHGLLRKNEAEDVIREFTEHFHPKLIAINARDRFLTALKGVTDPEQKRKIIGAEFVRCFEEHAEELQGCDFLAQGTLYPDIIESGSATASKIKTHHNVGGLPDWMSLKVIEPVKWLFKDEVRKVGRALGLPEHMVDREPFPGPGLAVRILGEITEERVKMTQEADAIFRAELRARGLHKLIWQSYAALLDVRSVGVMGDERTYQQPIVLRAVQSEDAMTATAVAIPFDVLEHVANRIVNEVEGVNRVLYDLTSKPPATIEWE encoded by the coding sequence ATGGATCACCAGAGCGTCTTGGTCATCGACTTCGGCGGGCAGTACTCGCAGCTCATCGTGCGCCGAGTCCGGGAGCTAGGCGTCTTTTCTGAACTCGTCCCGTGGATGACGGCCACCGCCGCGATAGCGGAGAAGCGACCGAGCGCGATCATCCTTAGCGGTGGTCCGCGCAGCGTGCTCGAAGAGGGTGCCCCCGATATCCCGCTGGCATCATTGCCAACTGAGACACCCGTCCTGGGAATCTGCTACGGCTTGCAGTATCTGGCGAATGCGCTGGGCGGGGAAGTGCGCCGCGCGACCGATCGAGAGTACGGACGCCGGAACCTGAGCGAGGCGACGCCGCACTCGTTGGTCGGTGGGCTCGAGTCTAAGCAGGTGTGGATGAGCCACGGCGACCAGGTGGTGCACTTGCCGAAAGGATTCCAAGTGACCGGTTCGACCGAGTCGTGCCCCGTCGCTGCATTCGAAGGGACCGATCGACCGATGTTCGGTGTGCAGTTCCACCCGGAAGTCTCCCACACCCTGAGCGGTCAGGAAATCCTGCGTCGTTTCCTCTTCGACAAGGCTAAGCTCCGCGGCGATTGGAATAGCGAGAGTTTCATCGACGAAGCAATCGAGGCGATCCGCCAGGAGGTTGGAGACCGCAGAGTTCTCTGTGCGGTGAGCGGTGGTGTCGATAGCAGCGTTGTCGCCGCCCTGATGGCTCAAGCGATCGGAGATCAGCTTACGTGCGTATTTATCGATCATGGTCTTCTCCGCAAGAACGAAGCCGAGGATGTGATTCGCGAGTTCACAGAGCACTTCCACCCCAAGCTGATCGCGATCAATGCCCGTGATCGATTCTTGACCGCGCTCAAGGGAGTAACCGATCCGGAACAGAAGCGAAAGATCATCGGGGCGGAATTCGTTCGCTGCTTCGAAGAGCATGCCGAGGAGTTGCAGGGGTGCGACTTCTTGGCCCAGGGAACGCTGTATCCCGACATCATCGAGTCCGGATCGGCTACCGCATCCAAGATCAAGACTCACCACAACGTGGGAGGGCTGCCTGATTGGATGAGTCTCAAAGTCATCGAGCCCGTTAAGTGGCTCTTCAAAGACGAGGTGCGCAAGGTTGGACGTGCGCTGGGGTTGCCGGAGCACATGGTGGATCGCGAACCGTTCCCGGGTCCCGGACTTGCGGTACGGATTCTTGGCGAAATCACGGAAGAGCGCGTGAAGATGACGCAGGAGGCGGACGCGATCTTCCGCGCCGAGCTGCGTGCGCGTGGTCTCCACAAGCTCATCTGGCAGAGCTACGCCGCGCTGCTCGATGTCCGCAGCGTGGGAGTCATGGGCGATGAACGGACCTACCAGCAGCCGATCGTTTTGCGCGCGGTGCAGAGCGAAGATGCCATGACCGCGACGGCGGTTGCGATTCCGTTTGATGTGCTCGAACACGTTGCGAATCGGATCGTGAACGAGGTCGAAGGGGTCAACCGAGTCCTGTACGATCTGACCAGCAAACCTCCGGCCACGATCGAGTGGGAATAG
- a CDS encoding P-II family nitrogen regulator: protein MKRIEAFVRLNKLEEVMNALEDAGIHGLSVEQVRGYGRQQGQTDKYRGSTYALNLVPKIKVELVVAEGDLETAIEAIQEAAHTGDIGDGKIFVSEVLDAVRVRTGERGEAAIQ from the coding sequence ATGAAACGGATTGAGGCATTTGTGCGGCTGAACAAGCTTGAGGAAGTCATGAATGCGCTCGAAGACGCGGGAATCCATGGCCTAAGCGTGGAACAGGTGCGCGGATACGGTCGCCAGCAGGGCCAAACGGATAAGTACCGCGGATCGACCTACGCGCTCAACCTCGTTCCCAAGATCAAGGTGGAGCTGGTAGTTGCCGAAGGTGATCTGGAGACGGCCATTGAAGCAATTCAGGAGGCGGCGCACACCGGCGACATCGGGGATGGCAAGATCTTCGTCAGCGAGGTTTTGGATGCGGTTCGGGTACGCACCGGAGAGCGCGGCGAGGCCGCGATCCAGTGA